One window from the genome of Hyperolius riggenbachi isolate aHypRig1 chromosome 6, aHypRig1.pri, whole genome shotgun sequence encodes:
- the C6H1orf52 gene encoding UPF0690 protein C1orf52 homolog yields MAEEERDPLSYFAAYGSSSESSSEEEDDEDGARKKMPPPPPAQRPSSGSQRLPGPDELFQSVTRPAFLSAPTGKSINWDKRLIRAPEEPPKEFKLWKTNAVPPPESYKIEEKKGPPPELDMAIKWSSMYQDNGDDAPNQGNKAQVLPDDEAATESPEEEDEPTSAKKRKVQ; encoded by the exons AtggcggaggaggagagggatccGCTGAGTTATTTCGCGGCATACGGCAGCAGCTCAGAGAGCagcagtgaggaggaggatgacgaggaCGGGGCACGGAAGAAgatgccgccccctccccccgcacagcGACCCTCCTCTGGCTCACAGCGGCTCCCCGGGCCGGACGAGCTGTTCCAGAGTGTCACCCGGCCCGCCTTCCTGAGCGCCCCCACCGGCAAATCCATCAACTGGGACAAGCGCCTGATCCGAGCCCCGGAAGAG CCTCCCAAAGAGTTTAAACTGTGGAAGACGAATGCCGTCCCCCCTCCGGAGTCCTACAAGATAGAGGAGAAGAAAGGTCCACCGCCTGAGCTAGATATGGCCATAAAGTGGTCCAGCATGTACCAGGACAATGGAGATGATGCCCCTAACCAGGGGAACAAGGCGCAGGTTCTTCCAGATGATGAGGCTGCAACAGAGTCTCCTG AGGAAGAAGATGAACCAACATCTGCAAAAAAGCGCAAAGTCCAGTAG